In Thermococcus alcaliphilus, one DNA window encodes the following:
- a CDS encoding ferritin-like domain-containing protein, which translates to MGSPIEEFMREIELKEQIRESAKKLASLSFKDALSFAINCEKEATKLYMYLYKNLERDYQKENFKKFVETERFHDKKVEEIFKTLFPNERPKPVDLKAWEELFKKKLKTVKDYLDILEIAMEIEKLAEEVYLTLKEHSENLEYKKIFMEFANDEKEHYMFVVEEYEFYRRFKAEEALKELIKDLYKEKNKET; encoded by the coding sequence ATGGGCTCTCCTATCGAGGAATTTATGAGAGAGATTGAGTTAAAGGAGCAAATTCGAGAGAGTGCAAAGAAACTTGCGAGTCTGTCATTTAAAGATGCTCTTTCATTTGCAATCAACTGTGAAAAGGAAGCAACAAAGTTATACATGTATCTTTACAAGAATTTAGAAAGAGATTACCAAAAAGAGAATTTCAAAAAATTTGTCGAAACTGAACGCTTCCATGATAAAAAAGTTGAAGAAATATTCAAAACACTCTTTCCAAATGAGCGCCCAAAGCCCGTAGACCTCAAAGCATGGGAAGAATTATTCAAGAAGAAACTGAAAACCGTAAAAGACTATCTGGACATCCTTGAAATTGCCATGGAGATTGAAAAACTTGCGGAGGAGGTATATTTAACACTAAAAGAACATTCTGAAAATCTTGAATACAAAAAGATATTCATGGAGTTTGCAAATGACGAGAAAGAACATTATATGTTCGTTGTAGAAGAATATGAGTTCTACAGAAGATTTAAAGCTGAAGAAGCCCTAAAAGAATTGATTAAAGACCTCTATAAGGAGAAAAACAAAGAAACCTAA
- the gapN gene encoding NADP-dependent glyceraldehyde-3-phosphate dehydrogenase: MDKLVRNKIFDEIYRIGEDGVPEFKTYAAGEWVFGESFSEVKSPIDGRTIARVSRLSKEQTEEILSTVYEKGREEIRNYPGEKRIESFLKAAQLMREAFEDFVRVLILDAGKPKSNATGETKATIERLEKTTFESRRMLGDYIPGDWSEETLESEGIVKREPYGVILAISPFNYPLFISATKVIPALFSGNAVLLKPASVDPLAALLFIRVLELAGFPKESFALLTIPGRFMHDVVKDKRIRAITFTGSTEVGEHIIRTGGIKAYHLELGGKDPAIVLDDADLELASEKIIKGMVSYSGQRCDAIRLILAQEEIYEELKAKILEKLKEIEPKNPLEDENAVMGPLIDKHSADYIEEVYKDAIEKGAKPLTEFKREGNYVWPILLEVDKEKVKELRAFQEDVFGPLTLIIKVKDEDEAVDIANSSRFGLDASVFSECERRARKVARKLEVGSVFINEYPRHGIGYYPFGGMKDSGVGREGIGYSVEQLTTTKTIVHNFKGYGVWEYL; this comes from the coding sequence ATGGACAAACTTGTCCGTAACAAAATTTTTGATGAGATATACAGAATTGGCGAAGATGGTGTCCCTGAATTTAAAACCTACGCCGCTGGAGAGTGGGTTTTTGGAGAAAGTTTCTCTGAGGTTAAAAGTCCCATAGATGGCAGGACTATAGCAAGGGTTTCAAGACTTAGCAAAGAACAAACCGAGGAAATTCTCTCCACGGTTTATGAAAAAGGAAGAGAGGAAATAAGAAATTATCCTGGGGAAAAGAGAATAGAAAGCTTTTTGAAGGCGGCACAGTTGATGAGGGAAGCATTTGAGGACTTTGTGAGAGTTTTGATCCTTGATGCTGGCAAGCCGAAAAGCAATGCAACTGGGGAAACAAAAGCCACCATTGAAAGGCTCGAAAAAACTACTTTTGAGTCAAGGAGAATGCTTGGTGATTACATCCCCGGAGACTGGAGTGAAGAGACCCTCGAAAGTGAGGGAATAGTAAAGAGAGAACCATATGGAGTTATCTTGGCAATAAGTCCCTTCAATTATCCCCTGTTTATCTCCGCAACAAAAGTAATACCCGCCCTTTTCAGTGGAAATGCAGTGCTGTTAAAACCTGCATCTGTAGATCCTCTCGCGGCACTTCTATTTATTAGGGTCTTAGAACTTGCGGGCTTTCCTAAGGAGAGCTTTGCTCTCTTAACAATACCTGGAAGATTTATGCATGATGTGGTAAAGGACAAGCGTATAAGGGCTATAACCTTCACTGGCAGTACAGAGGTTGGGGAGCACATAATAAGAACCGGTGGAATAAAAGCTTACCATCTTGAGCTTGGGGGCAAGGATCCTGCCATAGTTTTGGATGATGCAGACCTTGAGCTTGCGAGTGAAAAAATCATTAAGGGTATGGTGAGCTATTCTGGCCAGAGGTGTGATGCAATAAGGCTTATACTCGCTCAGGAGGAAATCTATGAGGAACTGAAGGCGAAGATTCTTGAAAAGCTGAAAGAGATAGAACCCAAAAACCCGCTGGAGGATGAAAACGCTGTAATGGGGCCCCTTATTGACAAACATTCTGCGGATTATATTGAGGAAGTCTACAAAGACGCCATAGAGAAGGGAGCGAAGCCTTTGACCGAATTCAAAAGAGAGGGCAACTATGTATGGCCAATACTCCTTGAAGTGGACAAAGAGAAGGTTAAAGAGCTTAGAGCTTTTCAAGAGGACGTCTTTGGCCCGCTAACTCTGATTATCAAAGTCAAGGATGAAGACGAAGCAGTTGATATAGCGAATTCCTCCCGCTTTGGATTAGATGCCTCTGTTTTCAGCGAGTGCGAGAGGAGGGCAAGGAAGGTCGCGAGGAAGCTTGAAGTTGGGAGTGTCTTCATCAACGAGTACCCGAGGCATGGCATAGGCTACTACCCATTTGGCGGCATGAAGGACAGCGGTGTGGGAAGAGAAGGCATAGGCTACTCTGTCGAGCAGCTTACGACGACAAAAACGATAGTGCACAACTTCAAGGGCTACGGTGTCTGGGAGTACCTTTGA
- a CDS encoding ferritin-like domain-containing protein codes for MKITDKEVFEIAVNAEIKAKEAYEKMASLVKSDIIRDELLFLAKEEDKHRQIVEKMAEKFKESEEEPKQIEIEIMGEFKVIAEKMSEAIKKPDINLDEVYEIAMEAELVSEKLYNELAKYAANEKTKVLLNMLADMERQHFNILKKHYDYMMQYPDVYKEELYDQLMKDINFNF; via the coding sequence ATGAAGATAACGGATAAGGAAGTTTTTGAAATTGCCGTAAATGCCGAAATAAAAGCAAAAGAGGCATACGAAAAGATGGCTTCGCTTGTAAAGAGCGATATTATTAGAGATGAGCTCCTGTTTCTGGCTAAGGAAGAAGATAAACACAGACAAATAGTAGAGAAAATGGCCGAGAAGTTTAAGGAGAGCGAAGAAGAACCAAAACAGATCGAAATTGAAATAATGGGAGAGTTCAAAGTTATTGCAGAAAAAATGAGTGAAGCCATTAAAAAACCAGATATCAACCTTGACGAAGTTTACGAGATAGCCATGGAGGCTGAACTCGTGAGTGAAAAACTTTACAACGAACTTGCAAAGTATGCAGCAAATGAAAAAACCAAAGTTCTGCTCAACATGCTTGCCGATATGGAGAGACAACACTTTAACATCCTTAAGAAGCACTATGACTACATGATGCAGTATCCCGATGTTTATAAAGAGGAGCTCTACGACCAGCTCATGAAAGACATAAACTTCAATTTCTGA
- a CDS encoding ArsR/SmtB family transcription factor, with the protein MDRSLRNILLWLLVGSKGGGTRIKILKLIKRKPSNVYQIAKELNLNYRTVKYHLELMLEHGIVEKVGEDYGAIYIPSEKVEESWNEIENLVEVNRK; encoded by the coding sequence ATGGACAGAAGCCTCAGGAACATCCTTCTCTGGTTGCTGGTGGGGTCAAAAGGTGGTGGAACAAGGATTAAAATTCTTAAGTTAATCAAGAGGAAGCCTTCCAACGTATACCAAATTGCCAAAGAGCTTAACCTCAACTACCGCACGGTAAAGTACCACCTTGAGCTCATGCTCGAACACGGCATCGTGGAAAAGGTTGGCGAAGACTATGGGGCCATTTACATCCCTTCCGAGAAGGTGGAGGAGAGTTGGAATGAAATTGAAAACTTAGTAGAGGTGAACAGAAAGTGA
- a CDS encoding DOMON domain-containing protein, translating to MENLKKLSFVVLFFVGVVFLSGCTGGGGYGTPSTTQTTQSEIPIQLGEWNADGIIGENEYAHELSLAGGKLTVYWRNDDTYLYMALKGQTSGWVAIGFEPTDKMKDADMVFGWVENGEVKIIDAYSTGTYGPHPPDEQLGGSSDILEYAGKEENGYTVIEFKRKLNTGDQYDKAFTPGQKISFIFALADADDFTTKHNIARGYGELQLDG from the coding sequence ATGGAAAATTTGAAAAAACTCAGTTTTGTTGTTTTGTTCTTTGTTGGAGTAGTGTTTCTAAGCGGTTGCACCGGGGGCGGGGGCTACGGGACTCCTTCCACAACCCAAACGACTCAAAGTGAAATCCCCATCCAGCTCGGAGAATGGAATGCCGATGGCATCATCGGTGAGAACGAGTACGCCCATGAGCTCTCCCTCGCCGGAGGAAAACTCACCGTTTACTGGAGAAACGACGACACTTATCTTTACATGGCCCTTAAGGGGCAGACTAGTGGTTGGGTGGCAATAGGTTTTGAGCCCACTGACAAGATGAAAGATGCAGACATGGTTTTTGGGTGGGTTGAAAACGGGGAAGTGAAGATTATAGATGCTTATTCCACCGGAACCTATGGTCCGCATCCACCAGACGAGCAGCTCGGGGGAAGTAGTGATATTCTTGAGTATGCCGGGAAAGAGGAGAACGGCTATACTGTGATAGAGTTCAAAAGGAAACTCAACACGGGCGATCAGTACGATAAGGCCTTTACTCCCGGGCAAAAAATAAGCTTCATCTTTGCTCTAGCCGATGCGGATGACTTCACGACCAAGCACAACATAGCGAGGGGTTATGGGGAGCTACAGCTCGACGGGTGA
- a CDS encoding GNAT family N-acetyltransferase — translation MKIVKIENPLFLKDELLRFVFRVYQGTNGAYPALEWVENKPSPDDFEGFKRVYEPFLEFRLRDEFDELYVLRNEDGRLIGTVALVYNFEGKEAWWVPEEIKGKKTGLIEFFMVDPAYKGKGYGSKLLEFAVERLRELGKEAYVITFPHLEAYSYYLKKGFKKLMDYKEFVVLKKES, via the coding sequence ATGAAGATTGTAAAAATTGAAAATCCGCTCTTCCTCAAGGATGAACTCCTTAGATTTGTCTTCAGAGTCTACCAAGGAACAAATGGAGCTTACCCTGCATTGGAGTGGGTAGAAAACAAACCATCCCCTGATGATTTTGAAGGATTTAAAAGAGTTTATGAGCCTTTTCTTGAGTTCAGGCTTAGGGATGAGTTTGATGAGCTCTATGTTCTTCGCAACGAGGATGGAAGACTAATAGGTACCGTTGCTCTAGTGTACAACTTCGAAGGCAAAGAAGCATGGTGGGTGCCGGAGGAGATAAAAGGCAAAAAGACTGGTCTTATCGAGTTCTTCATGGTCGACCCAGCCTACAAAGGAAAAGGCTATGGCTCAAAGCTTTTGGAATTTGCAGTTGAAAGGCTTAGGGAGCTCGGAAAAGAAGCATATGTGATAACCTTTCCGCATCTTGAGGCTTACTCATACTATCTTAAAAAGGGCTTCAAAAAGCTCATGGATTACAAAGAGTTCGTTGTGCTGAAAAAAGAGAGTTAG
- a CDS encoding peroxiredoxin — MSYLDIKVTDEEGKEAPLREFVKGKWTVLYFYPKDNTPGCTTEAKEFSELIEEFERLGVQVIGVSRDSPESHRKFKEKHGLKVKLLSDPSGELHKALGAWGKKKLYGKEYEGIIRSTFILSPEGEIAWKKIKVRAKGHAKEVLEEIKKLISPENQI, encoded by the coding sequence ATGAGCTACCTCGATATTAAAGTTACAGATGAAGAAGGGAAAGAGGCTCCCTTGAGGGAGTTTGTGAAAGGAAAGTGGACTGTGCTGTATTTTTATCCCAAGGACAACACTCCTGGCTGTACAACGGAGGCAAAGGAGTTCTCTGAGCTTATTGAAGAATTTGAAAGGCTTGGAGTTCAAGTTATAGGCGTTTCCAGGGATTCCCCAGAGAGTCACAGAAAATTCAAAGAGAAGCATGGACTAAAGGTGAAGCTTCTCAGTGACCCAAGTGGCGAGCTCCACAAAGCTCTTGGAGCTTGGGGAAAGAAGAAACTATATGGTAAAGAATATGAGGGGATTATTAGGAGCACCTTCATCCTTAGCCCAGAGGGGGAAATAGCTTGGAAGAAGATAAAAGTTAGAGCCAAAGGACACGCGAAAGAAGTGCTTGAAGAAATCAAAAAGTTAATATCTCCAGAAAACCAAATTTAA
- a CDS encoding ferritin family protein produces the protein MKEINALALALEVEKAELRFYIEMAKRAKDERAKKMFLFLAGEEAEHWDVFEKKFVEKLLQKPEMPQVDEELLEKLTPKYEGELSEVKAVELGMEQEKLTWEFYEKAAEEAEDENVRKIFNELAKVEKAHYELLKAQYDSVMKTGIWMDYQDFSLEVD, from the coding sequence ATGAAGGAAATCAACGCACTCGCACTCGCTTTAGAAGTTGAAAAGGCAGAACTCAGGTTTTACATCGAGATGGCCAAGAGGGCAAAGGATGAAAGGGCGAAAAAAATGTTCCTTTTTTTGGCTGGAGAAGAGGCTGAACACTGGGATGTTTTTGAGAAGAAGTTTGTAGAAAAGCTCCTTCAAAAACCAGAAATGCCCCAGGTTGACGAGGAACTTTTGGAAAAGCTTACCCCGAAGTATGAGGGAGAGCTTAGCGAGGTTAAAGCTGTAGAGTTGGGGATGGAGCAGGAAAAGCTTACGTGGGAGTTTTATGAAAAAGCGGCGGAAGAAGCCGAGGATGAAAACGTTAGGAAAATCTTTAACGAGCTGGCAAAAGTTGAGAAGGCACACTATGAGCTTTTGAAAGCACAGTACGACTCGGTCATGAAGACGGGCATATGGATGGATTATCAGGACTTTAGCCTTGAGGTTGATTGA
- a CDS encoding Fur family transcriptional regulator yields MWKEKAVGVLRENGYKLTPQRLKLLEVIDELGPSHPSLSEVFKKIKEEFPTMSFSTLYSNVMALKELGLIEVFSVEGETRIEINTEPHVNLIENGEIVDLTDPEIIELIKEKLRKEVKLVNVLIKGR; encoded by the coding sequence ATGTGGAAAGAAAAAGCGGTTGGAGTGCTAAGGGAAAATGGATACAAGCTTACTCCCCAGAGACTTAAGTTACTTGAGGTAATAGATGAACTAGGCCCTTCTCACCCTTCCCTCAGCGAAGTTTTCAAGAAGATCAAAGAAGAGTTCCCCACCATGAGCTTCTCTACCTTGTACTCTAATGTCATGGCTTTAAAAGAACTTGGCCTCATAGAGGTTTTTTCCGTTGAAGGAGAGACCCGGATTGAGATCAACACGGAACCTCATGTGAATTTGATTGAAAATGGTGAAATAGTCGATCTTACCGATCCGGAGATTATCGAACTGATTAAAGAAAAGCTAAGAAAAGAAGTAAAGCTTGTTAACGTTCTAATTAAGGGCAGATGA
- the dps gene encoding DNA protection during starvation protein, protein MSEHNRRLIERAGIDVEKLLELLVKAAAAEFTTYYYYTILRNHATGLEGEAIKEIIEDARLEDRNHFEALVPRIYELGGDLPKDIREFADLASCRDAYLPEEPTIENLLKVLLEAERCAVGVYTEICNYTLGKDPRTYDLALAILHEEIEHEAWFEELLTGKPSGHFRRGKPGESPYVSKFLRTK, encoded by the coding sequence ATGTCGGAACACAATAGGAGATTAATTGAAAGGGCAGGAATAGATGTAGAGAAATTGCTAGAACTTCTCGTTAAAGCGGCTGCAGCAGAGTTCACAACATATTACTACTACACCATACTTAGAAACCATGCAACAGGTCTAGAAGGAGAAGCCATTAAGGAGATAATTGAAGATGCAAGGCTTGAAGATAGAAACCATTTTGAAGCCCTTGTACCGAGGATATACGAGCTCGGAGGGGATCTACCAAAGGACATTAGAGAATTTGCCGATCTAGCCTCTTGTAGAGATGCCTATCTGCCAGAAGAGCCCACTATCGAAAACCTTCTAAAGGTTCTTCTTGAAGCTGAGAGGTGTGCCGTTGGGGTTTATACGGAGATATGCAACTACACACTCGGAAAGGATCCAAGAACCTATGACCTTGCACTTGCTATTCTGCATGAGGAAATAGAACATGAAGCATGGTTTGAAGAGCTCTTAACTGGAAAGCCGAGCGGCCACTTCAGGAGGGGGAAACCCGGGGAAAGCCCATACGTCTCAAAGTTTTTGAGAACGAAGTGA
- a CDS encoding encapsulin codes for MLAINPTLINRDKPYSKEELMEALRLATIAELDAVNLYEQMARFTEDERFKKVFLDVAREEKAHVGEFMALLLSLDPEQISELKDGFEEVEELTGIKTELNSQEENEMEENGYLKVLREALLDAIEKGRTLTHSLPKTKITGQSFRVDIISFEDGVKVVKQEYRPIPMLTKKFYVGLRELNDGTYDPAIAVKAGELLVKDEENLIINEILSTGGIKRLKLGPWENTEEALDELMNALQEASKASAGPFGVIIHPKRYAKLLRVHEKGGRMLIEVLKGVFKGGILVTPSIDENKVIVFANTPAVLDVVIGQDADLKELGPEGEEVAFLASEALAVRIKSPEAIVVLE; via the coding sequence GTGTTGGCAATAAACCCAACTCTGATAAATAGGGATAAGCCCTATTCTAAGGAAGAGCTTATGGAAGCCCTAAGGCTGGCAACCATAGCCGAGCTCGATGCTGTAAACTTGTATGAACAGATGGCAAGATTTACGGAGGATGAAAGGTTCAAAAAGGTCTTCTTGGACGTTGCAAGAGAAGAAAAGGCACACGTGGGGGAGTTCATGGCTCTTCTGCTAAGCTTAGACCCAGAGCAGATTAGTGAACTTAAGGATGGATTTGAGGAGGTTGAGGAGTTAACAGGAATTAAAACCGAACTCAACTCTCAGGAGGAGAATGAAATGGAAGAAAATGGATATCTCAAGGTTTTAAGGGAAGCCCTTCTCGATGCAATTGAAAAGGGGAGAACGTTAACTCATTCACTTCCAAAAACAAAAATAACTGGCCAATCATTTAGAGTGGACATCATAAGCTTCGAGGATGGCGTGAAAGTAGTTAAACAGGAGTACAGGCCAATCCCAATGCTCACAAAGAAGTTCTACGTTGGACTGAGAGAGCTTAACGATGGAACTTACGATCCAGCTATAGCTGTGAAAGCTGGAGAATTGCTTGTCAAAGACGAGGAAAACCTGATAATAAATGAGATACTTTCAACTGGAGGGATAAAAAGATTAAAGCTCGGCCCATGGGAAAACACAGAAGAGGCATTAGATGAACTTATGAATGCTCTCCAAGAAGCATCAAAGGCCTCTGCAGGTCCTTTTGGAGTAATAATCCATCCAAAGAGATATGCCAAGCTCTTGAGAGTTCACGAGAAGGGTGGAAGAATGCTCATAGAGGTTTTGAAAGGGGTATTCAAAGGTGGTATCCTAGTTACCCCAAGCATCGACGAAAACAAAGTAATCGTGTTCGCAAACACCCCAGCAGTTCTTGACGTTGTCATCGGCCAGGATGCAGATCTAAAAGAGCTCGGACCAGAAGGGGAAGAAGTAGCGTTTTTAGCAAGTGAAGCCCTAGCAGTAAGGATAAAGAGCCCAGAGGCAATTGTAGTCCTCGAATGA
- a CDS encoding ferritin family protein encodes MVEPLVKKAAEVEDKAAKSYTEGLAKIRGQGLKYTDTEAVVTRIAVDTIIHKHLMKAILEAQKELEKFRKGYEHVKEPGEIEPSKEQALLVKRFAEMHLDIEKDMIETYKKMAEKMTHPLFKGLAEALVKNEEEHHRLLAELIAKYKE; translated from the coding sequence ATGGTCGAACCTCTTGTTAAAAAGGCTGCCGAAGTTGAGGATAAGGCAGCCAAAAGCTATACCGAAGGACTGGCAAAGATTAGGGGACAGGGGTTGAAGTACACCGATACAGAGGCGGTTGTGACAAGAATAGCCGTCGATACAATTATACACAAACACTTAATGAAAGCAATCCTTGAGGCCCAGAAAGAGCTTGAGAAATTTAGAAAAGGTTATGAACACGTGAAAGAACCAGGGGAAATAGAACCTTCCAAAGAACAGGCTCTTCTTGTGAAAAGGTTTGCCGAGATGCACTTAGATATTGAGAAAGACATGATAGAAACATACAAAAAGATGGCAGAAAAGATGACCCATCCGCTCTTCAAAGGGCTCGCTGAGGCCCTTGTTAAAAATGAGGAAGAACACCACAGACTTTTGGCTGAGCTTATAGCGAAGTATAAAGAATGA
- a CDS encoding mechanosensitive ion channel family protein, translating into MVVLEKPLPYVGVKPVQVITAIAVLIVGYIVAKIVVSMFKKGLKKTKLPELVVEFLGRFLSALLYVAVILLAVRALGVEVGSVVLGLSAVIGLILGFGMQDTLTNLAAGVWIAALRPIDMGEVVEVAGKVGKVNVVGIMSTELLTGDNVLITIPNKLVWGNVITNYTRMPTRRVDVNVGVAYGTDLDKAIKIAMDLMQNHPKVLKDPAPTVVITELADSSINLQLRAWAKTEDYWAVKGDITKGIYEAYVKEGIEIPFPQMDVHIKEMPK; encoded by the coding sequence ATGGTTGTCCTTGAGAAGCCGCTCCCCTACGTGGGAGTGAAGCCTGTTCAGGTGATAACTGCGATAGCAGTACTCATAGTGGGCTACATCGTGGCAAAGATCGTCGTCAGCATGTTCAAGAAGGGCCTGAAGAAGACGAAGCTCCCGGAGCTCGTCGTTGAGTTCCTCGGGAGGTTCCTAAGTGCCCTCCTCTACGTTGCAGTGATACTGCTGGCAGTTAGAGCGTTAGGCGTCGAAGTCGGTTCAGTAGTTCTCGGCCTGTCGGCGGTCATAGGCTTGATCTTGGGCTTCGGCATGCAGGACACGCTAACAAACCTGGCAGCCGGCGTCTGGATTGCCGCTTTAAGGCCAATTGACATGGGTGAGGTCGTTGAGGTAGCTGGAAAGGTCGGTAAGGTCAACGTCGTCGGCATAATGAGCACCGAGCTTTTAACAGGTGACAACGTGCTCATAACGATCCCCAATAAGCTCGTCTGGGGCAACGTAATAACCAACTACACCAGGATGCCCACGAGGAGGGTCGACGTCAACGTCGGCGTCGCCTACGGAACGGACCTCGACAAGGCCATTAAGATCGCCATGGACCTCATGCAGAACCACCCGAAGGTTCTCAAAGACCCAGCTCCGACGGTGGTTATAACAGAGCTCGCAGACTCGTCAATAAACCTCCAGCTCAGGGCTTGGGCTAAGACCGAAGACTACTGGGCGGTCAAGGGAGACATCACCAAGGGCATCTACGAGGCCTATGTGAAAGAAGGAATAGAGATACCATTCCCACAGATGGACGTTCACATAAAAGAAATGCCAAAGTGA
- a CDS encoding glycine betaine ABC transporter substrate-binding protein, with the protein MKVVIGAKPFNEQKILAHIIGKLLQMEGFEYEVRVSEPRLEANFEALEMGEINLYVEYTGTAYNALLKLPPMEEWDEEKVFEAVREGFKGKGIEVVARLGFRNDFALAVREEFAEENNLRTISDLARISKSLTFACPAPYVERPDGLPRLKAVYGLEFREIKPLMPREMYEAISKGEVDVITAFTTDARVIVFNLRTLEDDKKAIPVYEAIIIGKDLPEKAVTTLKRLEEKISVETMRELNRKFDFEEREEQEIAEEFLAHFGISFM; encoded by the coding sequence ATGAAGGTTGTCATAGGGGCAAAGCCCTTCAACGAGCAGAAGATCCTCGCCCATATCATTGGTAAGCTCCTCCAGATGGAAGGGTTTGAGTACGAGGTGAGGGTAAGCGAACCGAGGCTGGAGGCAAACTTTGAGGCGCTTGAGATGGGAGAGATAAACCTCTACGTCGAGTACACCGGAACGGCCTACAACGCCCTTCTTAAGCTCCCGCCCATGGAGGAGTGGGACGAGGAGAAGGTCTTTGAGGCCGTCAGGGAGGGGTTCAAAGGGAAGGGAATAGAAGTAGTTGCGAGGCTCGGCTTTCGGAATGATTTTGCCTTGGCTGTAAGAGAGGAATTCGCCGAAGAGAATAACCTTAGAACCATAAGCGATCTCGCGAGGATATCGAAAAGCCTTACCTTCGCCTGTCCTGCTCCCTACGTCGAGAGGCCCGACGGTCTGCCGAGGCTAAAGGCTGTTTACGGCCTTGAGTTCAGGGAGATAAAGCCCCTTATGCCCCGGGAGATGTACGAGGCCATATCGAAGGGCGAAGTAGATGTGATCACTGCCTTTACGACCGACGCAAGAGTAATAGTGTTTAATCTGAGGACACTTGAGGACGACAAAAAGGCAATTCCGGTTTATGAGGCGATCATAATCGGCAAAGACTTACCTGAAAAAGCTGTTACTACACTAAAGAGGCTTGAAGAAAAAATCAGCGTTGAAACTATGAGAGAACTCAACAGAAAGTTTGACTTCGAAGAAAGAGAAGAGCAAGAGATAGCAGAGGAGTTTTTAGCTCACTTTGGCATTTCTTTTATGTGA
- a CDS encoding ABC transporter permease, protein MVGVERVLGVFGEHLVLTYASLFLSIAVGIPLAILSLKSKRLASFIMGFANLVQAIPSFAVVAIVVPLLGIGFTPAVFAIFLRALLPIVKNTYVGLSEVDEAMIDAARGIGLTEWEIIRYVRFPHAYPAMFAGIKFAAVLANSIAILTAIIGSGGLGSLVFEGLASFNTDKILAGSIPAILMAVFIDVSFSYIEKRITPKGIGGA, encoded by the coding sequence ATGGTAGGCGTTGAGAGGGTTCTTGGAGTCTTTGGGGAGCACCTCGTTTTGACTTATGCTTCTCTCTTCCTGAGCATAGCCGTTGGAATACCTCTAGCCATACTCTCACTCAAGAGCAAAAGGTTAGCCTCATTTATAATGGGCTTCGCCAACCTCGTGCAAGCGATACCGAGCTTTGCTGTTGTTGCGATAGTGGTTCCTCTCCTTGGAATAGGGTTTACCCCTGCGGTTTTTGCAATATTCCTTCGGGCACTCCTCCCTATAGTGAAGAATACTTATGTTGGTCTCAGCGAGGTGGATGAAGCAATGATAGACGCTGCTAGGGGTATTGGGCTTACGGAATGGGAAATCATAAGGTACGTACGCTTTCCACATGCTTATCCGGCCATGTTTGCAGGCATAAAGTTTGCCGCCGTTCTGGCAAACTCGATAGCGATATTAACCGCAATAATTGGTTCCGGAGGGCTGGGAAGTTTAGTTTTTGAGGGTTTAGCTAGCTTTAACACGGACAAAATCCTCGCGGGTTCGATTCCAGCCATACTGATGGCGGTGTTTATTGACGTTAGCTTTTCCTACATCGAAAAAAGAATTACTCCAAAGGGCATAGGGGGTGCTTGA
- a CDS encoding ABC transporter permease — MDIRWVWESQNLTQRTLEHLRMFGIALALSIVIGVLLGLYLYRRPKLTPIVFNVLNILETVPTLALLVLLLPILGLGERPTIAASVIYSILPIARNTYTGLTSVERSYIEVAEAIGLNEREMLIKVRFPLALPLIAAGVRIAVVFTMGVVTLGGLIAAGGLGAPIQTGIHLYDRDIIIVTGLWVGILALILDGVAALIERYLRDRYGRR, encoded by the coding sequence ATGGACATTAGATGGGTATGGGAGAGCCAGAACCTCACCCAAAGGACGCTTGAGCACCTCCGCATGTTCGGGATAGCCCTGGCCTTATCGATCGTTATCGGCGTTCTCCTCGGCCTTTACCTCTACAGGCGGCCAAAGTTGACTCCAATAGTGTTCAACGTCCTCAACATCCTGGAGACCGTGCCAACGCTCGCACTCCTCGTTCTCCTCCTGCCCATTCTTGGCCTCGGGGAGAGGCCAACGATAGCGGCCTCGGTCATCTACTCCATCCTTCCCATAGCTAGAAACACCTACACGGGGCTGACGAGCGTTGAGAGGAGCTACATCGAGGTGGCCGAAGCGATAGGCCTCAACGAGCGGGAGATGCTCATAAAGGTGCGCTTTCCCTTGGCCTTACCTTTAATAGCGGCCGGCGTAAGAATAGCTGTTGTTTTTACCATGGGCGTCGTTACACTTGGCGGCCTGATAGCGGCTGGTGGCCTTGGGGCTCCGATACAGACGGGCATACACCTCTACGACAGGGACATAATTATCGTCACAGGTTTGTGGGTTGGGATTCTGGCATTAATACTCGATGGAGTTGCTGCATTAATAGAACGCTATCTGAGGGATCGCTATGGTAGGCGTTGA